From the Cryptomeria japonica chromosome 2, Sugi_1.0, whole genome shotgun sequence genome, one window contains:
- the LOC131056090 gene encoding uncharacterized protein LOC131056090, translating into MAGVREYSEAELKQLLMSAAIELDSIRGSAQSQMQLQEAQIAHLKEILERVRRERDEKREECVRLTNKLEYIQAGAIDTGCNNKCISTAPGYDHSAGSAYKHNSSFLSSSSRNIHENVKPLPERGKLVEAVLQAGPLLQTLLVSGPLPQWRHPPPSIQSLQQMGPIIQEANSPGLLCDCYTCKNVGIESPVFASTNNFVHGDQNLCLSNMNTVSTGFSSKSTHNNEECNECQTVPTATKPEMGMFQASNSKFGFGCPSVLGNQSF; encoded by the exons ATGGCTGGAGTG AGAGAATATAGTGAAGCAGAGTTGAAGCAACTTCTGATGTCCGCAGCCATTGAACTGGATTCTATAAGAGGCTCTGCACAATCTCAGATGCAGCTTCAAGAAGCCCAAATAGCCCACCTGAAAGAGATTCTGGAGAGAGTAAGGAGAGAAAGAGATGAAAAAAGAGAGGAATGTGTGAGGCTCACTAACAAGTTAGAGTACATTCAAGCAGGAGCCATTGACACTGGGTGTAATAATAAGTGTATTAGTACTGCTCCTGGTTATGATCATTCAGCAGGGTCTGCATATAAACATAATAGTAGTTTCCTAAGCAGCAGTAGCAGAAACATACATGAAAATGTGAAACCCCTACCAGAGAGAGGAAAATTGGTTGAAGCAGTTCTTCAGGCAGGCCCTCTCCTGCAGACACTCCTTGTGTCAGGTCCACTCCCACAATGGAGACATCCTCCACCATCAATTCAGTCTCTGCAACAAATGGGTCCAATAATTCAAGAGGCCAATTCTCCTGGCCTTTTATGTGATTGCTATACATGTAAGAATGTGGGAATTGAATCACCAGTTTTTGCTTCTACAAATAACTTTGTTCATGGAGATCAGAATCTGTGTCTTAGCAATATGAACACTGTGAGTACAGGTTTCAGTTCTAAGAGCACTCATAACAATGAAGAATGTAATGAGTGTCAGACTGTCCCTACTGCAACTAAACCAGAAATGGGGATGTTCCAAGCATCTAATAGCAAATTTGGTTTTGGTTGTCCTTCTGTTTTAGGGAACCAGTCTTTTTAA